acccctgccacctTGTCCTGCCAGAACCAGAGGAAGAGATCATTGCCGAGGACTATGATGATGATCCAGTGGACTATGAGGCCACCCGGTTGGAGGGCCTGCCACCAAGCTGGTACAAGGTGTTTGACCCTTCCTGGTGAGCCTGGGGACCTGGCGGAGGAGTGGAGAGCTGACTTCTGACCTCACCCTTCCCGTGCTAGCCTTGGTTTGGGGTAAATGGGGGCTGCAGGGGAAGCGATCTGGGGATCCGCTCTGTAGGGTCCTGACATGGGGCAGGTCTAGGCAGAGACTGGGGCGGACAGGAGTTGAGGCCACAGAGAGAGAACATCTGTGCCGACACGCCTTTCCTCCTTCTGTCCCTCCCTCCGTCCCACTGTCCTGCAGCGGGCTCCCTTACTACTGGAACGTGGACACAGACCTTGTGTCCTGGCTCTCCCCCCATGACCCCAACTCCGTCGTTACCAAATCTGCCAAGAAGCTCAGGAGCAATAACGCAGGTGCGTGGGCAGATCCAAGGGGGCCTCGAGTTTTTctggtggttttctttctttttttttttttggtcttgccttttctagggccgctcccgcggcatatagaggttcccaggctagagatcgaatcgaagctgtagcagCAACCGCGGGggttccgagctgcgtctgcaacctataacacagctcatggcaacgctgggtccttcacccactgagcaaggccagggatcgaacctcatggttcgtagtcggattcgttaaccactgcgccacgatgggaactcctggtggtttTCTGAGAGAGATCGGGATCCCGGGAGGGGCAGGTGCGCCCGACCGCCAGGTCCAGCTGCAGGAGCAGGAGGCTGTTGAGCCgaggctgctggggctggaggtgggcgGAGGAACGGCACGAGGCTCTCACCGTCTCCAGATGCTGAGGAGAAACTGGATCGGAGCCACGAGAAATCGGAAAGGGGCCATGAGAAATCAGAACGCAGCCACGAGAAGTCAGAACGCGGCCACGAGAAGTCGGAGCGCGGCCACGAGAAGTCTGACAGGGACCGGGAGCGTGGTTATGACAAagtagacagagagagagagcgggACCGGGACCGGGACCGGGACCGAGGGTACGACAAGGCGGACCGAGAAGAGGGCAAAGAACGGCGCCACCATCGCCGGGAGGAGCTGGCTCCCTACCCCAAGAGCAAGAAGGGTAAGCGGGGCCgaggcaaggggtgggggggcgcaGGGTAAGGAGACCCTCGCTGGGCTTCACTCGAGTGCCTGAGCTTGGGGCTTCTTCCTGGGTTGGGGGAGCTCCGTGATGCGGGGGGGGGGATGGACTCCTTGTGCCTCCCTTGAAGACCCCACACTGCCACCTGCTCCCACAGCGGCAAGCCGGAAAGATGAAGAATTGGACCCCATGGACCCCAGCTCGTACTCAGACGCACCCCGGTAAGTGATTCATTGCACCGGTGACCGTCCATTTCTTCCTATCTCCTTCCCCCTGCTTTGTccggtgtgtgtgttggggggtggggaggggcctgccACACTACACACGTTACACATTGCCGACCCTGGTCCTCTGTCCCCTCCAGGGGCACGTGGTCAACAGGACTCCCCAAGCGGAACGAGGCCAAGACGGGTGCTGACACCACAGCAGCGGGGCCCCTCTTCCAGCAGCGCCCCTACCCGTCACCCGGGGCCGTGCTCCGGGCCAATGCCGAGGCCTCCCGAACCAAGCAGCAGGACTGaaccttccctgcccctccctgcacctgcccccccccccagaggcGGAGTGTGGGGGGGTAATAAAAGCTTTTCAGTGGATCGTGTCCGTGGAGCCTGAGtgcttctgcttctttctctctcttgcacTTTTGAGACTTCCCAACCCAAGCCAGCAAGatgcaaaacattttatttacaaaaactcaCCTAAGAAAGAATGGGGGTGGGTAGGTGGCAGGGACATGGGGGTGAcaggggctggaggctgaggtGGGTGGGTTCTGTCTGGGCCCTCGTTACCCGAGAAGAGTTTAGTCACGTCAGCCCTGCGTAGGAGACGGGGCGGTGGGGACAAGGGGTTTggtgtgtcccccaccccaccccccactaaTACTGATTAGAGAGTCTGGCCCTGACTGGGCCAGGGCAAGAAGGGGGATCGAGGCCAGGCCAGCGTCTTCATTCCCAGCGGCTAGGAACCCTTCACCTTGGTGAGCAACCtgtggtgggagtggggaggaaagaaaaacacaagaaagctggggtgggggaagttcccatcgtggctcagcggttaaagaaccc
Above is a genomic segment from Sus scrofa isolate TJ Tabasco breed Duroc chromosome X, Sscrofa11.1, whole genome shotgun sequence containing:
- the PQBP1 gene encoding polyglutamine-binding protein 1 isoform X1, giving the protein MPLPVALQTRLAKRGILKHLEPEPEEEIIAEDYDDDPVDYEATRLEGLPPSWYKVFDPSCGLPYYWNVDTDLVSWLSPHDPNSVVTKSAKKLRSNNADAEEKLDRSHEKSERGHEKSERSHEKSERGHEKSERGHEKSDRDRERGYDKVDRERERDRDRDRDRGYDKADREEGKERRHHRREELAPYPKSKKAASRKDEELDPMDPSSYSDAPRGTWSTGLPKRNEAKTGADTTAAGPLFQQRPYPSPGAVLRANAEASRTKQQD